In Halorubrum sp. PV6, a single window of DNA contains:
- a CDS encoding DUF4013 domain-containing protein translates to MFIDALRYPFADRTRLDGTVKCLAALLFCGTLVRFAARLWPDWSLVGPLVVAVGPLFAWLGLLGGVLAGRGFPRVRRRATLRLAARVAGVAVVYLLPAVVTVVGAGYVVASGSVPNALGGVTLATLATAALLVTVACGYLFPAAAVVSVRDGLRAGLSRDALRGTASSTYFLAWVGATVLVVVAWSALAATATRSVAALLALSWCAYAHVAAAALLADGVDRTAYW, encoded by the coding sequence GACGGCACCGTGAAATGCCTCGCGGCGCTGCTGTTTTGCGGGACGCTCGTCCGGTTCGCGGCCCGCCTCTGGCCCGACTGGTCGCTCGTCGGGCCGCTCGTCGTCGCCGTCGGCCCGCTGTTCGCGTGGCTCGGGCTCCTCGGGGGCGTCCTCGCCGGTCGCGGCTTCCCTCGCGTGCGACGGCGCGCCACGCTTCGGCTCGCCGCTCGCGTCGCCGGCGTCGCCGTCGTCTACCTGCTCCCCGCAGTCGTCACCGTGGTCGGCGCCGGCTACGTGGTCGCGAGCGGGTCGGTTCCGAACGCGCTCGGCGGCGTCACTCTCGCGACGCTCGCGACCGCCGCCCTCCTCGTCACCGTCGCCTGCGGCTACCTCTTTCCGGCGGCGGCCGTCGTGAGCGTCCGAGACGGACTCCGAGCGGGCCTCAGCCGCGACGCGCTCCGCGGGACGGCGTCGAGCACGTACTTTCTCGCGTGGGTCGGCGCGACCGTCCTCGTCGTCGTCGCCTGGAGCGCGCTCGCGGCGACGGCCACGCGAAGCGTCGCCGCCCTGCTCGCGCTGAGCTGGTGCGCCTACGCGCACGTCGCGGCCGCGGCGCTGCTCGCCGACGGCGTCGATCGGACCGCCTACTGGTGA